From Solwaraspora sp. WMMD1047, the proteins below share one genomic window:
- the eda gene encoding bifunctional 4-hydroxy-2-oxoglutarate aldolase/2-dehydro-3-deoxy-phosphogluconate aldolase encodes MTSVHHSEQLAAVTATVGAGRILPVVVLQDAAAAAPLAAALVAGGLRSAEVTFRTDAAADAIRAMSEHPELFVGAGTVVTRTQVDKAVEAGARFIVSPGFSPTVVAHCQQLGVPIFPGVATATEIQMALDAGLETVKFFPAEQLGGTAMIKALSAPFRSVRFIPTGGVNTGNLADYLAHPSVLAVGGTWMVAPALLAAGDWAEVTRLTAAAVTASQEACSC; translated from the coding sequence GTGACCAGCGTTCATCATTCTGAACAACTCGCCGCCGTGACGGCGACCGTCGGCGCCGGCCGGATCCTGCCCGTGGTGGTGCTGCAGGACGCGGCCGCCGCCGCTCCGCTCGCCGCCGCCCTCGTCGCCGGCGGCCTGCGCAGCGCCGAGGTGACCTTCCGCACCGACGCCGCCGCCGACGCCATCCGCGCCATGTCCGAGCACCCGGAGCTCTTCGTCGGCGCCGGCACGGTCGTCACCCGGACCCAGGTCGACAAGGCCGTCGAGGCGGGCGCCCGGTTCATCGTCAGCCCGGGATTCAGCCCGACCGTTGTCGCGCACTGCCAGCAGCTCGGCGTCCCGATCTTTCCGGGGGTCGCCACCGCCACCGAGATCCAGATGGCGCTCGACGCCGGCTTGGAGACGGTCAAGTTCTTCCCGGCCGAACAGCTCGGCGGGACAGCCATGATCAAGGCGCTGTCGGCGCCGTTCCGCTCCGTGCGCTTCATTCCGACCGGCGGCGTCAACACCGGCAACCTCGCCGACTACCTCGCCCACCCCTCGGTGCTCGCGGTCGGCGGCACCTGGATGGTCGCCCCGGCGCTGCTCGCCGCCGGTGACTGGGCCGAGGTCACCCGACTCACCGCCGCCGCCGTCACCGCCAGCCAGGAGGCGTGCTCATGCTGA
- a CDS encoding aldo/keto reductase has product MTASVAQPSVLLPGEVAMPLLGFGTWQATGGQGYDAVRQALDAGYRHLDTATMYGNEEEVGRAVRDSGIAREDIFITTKLPPERAGRERATIDASLAALGVEYVDLWLIHWPPREEAGVATWREFLAIRELGLARAVGVSNYSVPQLDALIEATGEAPAVNQVPWSPSLHDAERLAENRRRGVAVEGYSPFKNTKLRHPVLVRVADAHGVSAAQVVLRWHLQHEIVVIPKSVTPERISTNFDIFDFALSPEEMTEIDALGR; this is encoded by the coding sequence ATGACCGCATCTGTCGCGCAGCCCAGTGTCCTGCTCCCCGGCGAGGTGGCGATGCCGCTGCTCGGCTTCGGCACCTGGCAGGCCACCGGCGGCCAGGGCTACGACGCCGTCCGCCAGGCCCTGGACGCCGGTTACCGGCACCTGGACACCGCGACCATGTACGGCAACGAGGAGGAGGTCGGCCGGGCGGTCCGGGACAGCGGGATCGCCCGCGAGGACATCTTCATCACCACCAAGCTGCCGCCGGAGCGGGCCGGCCGGGAACGGGCGACGATCGACGCCAGCCTGGCCGCGCTCGGCGTCGAGTACGTCGACCTCTGGCTGATCCACTGGCCGCCGCGCGAGGAGGCCGGCGTCGCCACCTGGCGGGAGTTCCTCGCCATCCGGGAACTCGGGCTGGCCCGCGCGGTCGGGGTGAGCAACTACAGCGTGCCGCAGCTCGACGCGCTCATCGAGGCGACCGGGGAGGCGCCGGCGGTCAACCAGGTGCCGTGGAGCCCGTCGCTGCACGACGCGGAGCGGCTGGCCGAGAACCGGCGGCGCGGGGTGGCGGTGGAGGGCTACAGCCCGTTCAAGAACACCAAGCTGCGGCACCCGGTGCTGGTCCGGGTCGCCGACGCGCACGGGGTGAGCGCCGCCCAGGTGGTGCTCCGCTGGCACCTCCAGCACGAGATCGTGGTGATCCCGAAGTCGGTCACCCCCGAGCGGATCAGCACCAACTTCGACATCTTCGACTTCGCTCTGTCGCCGGAGGAGATGACCGAGATCGACGCCCTCGGCCGCTGA
- a CDS encoding FAD-dependent monooxygenase: MPGSPLRVLIVGAGIAGLTVARALRLAGFRPEIAEKLPASVVAGAGIYLPGNAARAFRELGLESPIRPLGQVIGRQRFLDAEGHQLCEVDLTQLWAGVGECRALPRAELHRVLLTGAGGEVRHDTEVTALDLTAEAVAVTFGDGRQAEYDLVIGADGRRSTVRALAALGGAARPAGQVVYRSVVTDGPEVADWTSLLGQRAGFIVMPMGAGRLYCYADEAATAPPADPLARLRELFGSYGGPVPEVLAAVRTVQVAVTDEVELGRWSRGRVVLVGDAAHATAPTLSQGAAMAVEDAVVLADSLRQRADVPAALAAYESRRRPRTRWVLDRTRDRDRTRDVPPALRDPLLRGRGGRIFREHYRLLVDPA; the protein is encoded by the coding sequence ATGCCCGGATCACCCCTCCGTGTTCTCATCGTCGGCGCGGGCATCGCCGGGCTCACCGTGGCCCGGGCGCTGCGGCTGGCCGGGTTCCGGCCCGAGATCGCCGAGAAGCTCCCCGCCAGCGTCGTCGCCGGCGCCGGCATCTACCTGCCCGGCAACGCCGCCCGGGCGTTCCGCGAGCTGGGCCTGGAATCGCCGATCCGACCCCTGGGCCAGGTCATCGGCCGGCAACGGTTCCTCGACGCCGAGGGGCATCAGCTCTGCGAGGTCGACCTCACCCAGCTCTGGGCCGGCGTCGGCGAATGCCGGGCGCTGCCCCGGGCCGAACTGCACCGGGTGCTGCTGACCGGCGCCGGTGGCGAGGTCCGGCACGACACCGAGGTCACCGCCCTGGACCTGACCGCCGAGGCGGTCGCGGTCACCTTCGGCGACGGCCGCCAGGCCGAGTACGACCTGGTCATCGGCGCGGACGGCCGACGTTCGACGGTGCGTGCCCTGGCCGCGCTCGGCGGGGCGGCCCGGCCGGCCGGTCAGGTGGTCTACCGCAGCGTCGTCACCGACGGCCCGGAGGTCGCCGACTGGACGTCACTGCTGGGGCAGCGGGCCGGCTTCATCGTGATGCCGATGGGCGCCGGCCGGCTCTACTGCTACGCCGACGAGGCGGCCACCGCACCGCCGGCCGATCCGCTGGCCCGGCTCCGGGAACTCTTCGGCTCCTACGGCGGCCCGGTCCCGGAGGTGTTGGCCGCGGTCCGCACGGTGCAGGTCGCCGTCACCGACGAGGTGGAACTGGGGCGCTGGTCCCGGGGCCGGGTGGTGCTGGTCGGGGACGCCGCCCACGCCACCGCGCCCACGCTGTCCCAGGGGGCGGCGATGGCGGTCGAGGACGCCGTGGTGCTGGCCGACTCGCTGCGCCAGCGCGCCGACGTGCCGGCCGCGCTGGCCGCGTACGAGAGCCGGCGCCGGCCGCGTACCCGATGGGTGCTGGACCGGACCCGGGACCGGGACCGGACCCGCGACGTGCCGCCGGCGCTGCGCGACCCGCTGTTGCGTGGACGCGGCGGGCGGATCTTCCGGGAGCATTACCGGCTGCTCGTCGATCCGGCCTGA
- a CDS encoding cellulose binding domain-containing protein — translation MRRPIRAIAAAALLIPGTIAAIALAGPAAADTQICEQYGSTTIQGRYVVQNNRWGTTAQQCINVTNNGFSITSQQGSAPTNGAPVSYPSVFLGCHYTNCSPGTNLPMQVSQISSATSSISYNYVSGAIYNASYDIWLDPSPKRDGVNQMEIMIWFNRQGSIQPIGSPVGNATVGGRNWEVWRGNNGGNNVISYVSSSPISSWNFSVLDFINDTRNRGAITNAWYLTSIQAGFEPWQGGTGLGVNSFSAAVNGGGQPTNPPPNPTTPPPNPTTPPPGNASCAVTYTANSWNSGFTADVRIRNGGSSTINGWTLTYNLPSGQQVTNAWNATVSQSGSAVTARNISWNGSIAPGATASFGYQGTLSGSYSSPTAFSLNGTACSRG, via the coding sequence ATGAGACGCCCCATCCGCGCCATCGCGGCGGCGGCCCTGCTCATTCCGGGCACCATCGCCGCGATCGCCCTCGCCGGCCCCGCCGCCGCCGACACCCAGATCTGCGAGCAGTACGGCAGCACCACCATCCAGGGCCGCTACGTGGTCCAGAACAACCGCTGGGGCACCACCGCCCAGCAGTGCATAAACGTCACCAACAACGGCTTCTCGATCACCAGCCAGCAGGGCTCCGCCCCCACCAACGGCGCCCCGGTGTCGTACCCGTCGGTCTTCCTCGGGTGCCACTACACCAACTGCTCCCCCGGCACCAACCTGCCGATGCAGGTGAGCCAGATCAGCAGCGCCACCAGCAGCATCAGCTACAACTACGTCAGCGGGGCCATCTACAACGCCTCGTACGACATCTGGCTGGACCCGTCGCCCAAGCGGGACGGCGTCAACCAGATGGAGATCATGATCTGGTTCAACCGGCAGGGCTCGATCCAGCCGATCGGTTCGCCGGTCGGAAACGCCACCGTCGGCGGCCGGAACTGGGAGGTCTGGCGCGGCAACAACGGCGGCAACAACGTCATCTCGTACGTCTCGTCGTCGCCGATCAGCAGCTGGAACTTCAGCGTGCTGGACTTCATCAACGACACCCGCAACCGGGGCGCGATCACCAACGCCTGGTACCTGACCAGCATTCAGGCCGGCTTCGAGCCGTGGCAGGGCGGCACCGGGCTCGGCGTCAACTCGTTCTCGGCCGCGGTCAACGGCGGCGGCCAGCCCACCAACCCGCCGCCGAACCCCACCACCCCGCCGCCGAACCCGACGACGCCGCCGCCCGGCAACGCTAGCTGCGCGGTCACCTACACGGCGAACTCGTGGAACTCCGGCTTCACCGCCGACGTGCGGATCCGCAACGGCGGGTCGAGCACCATCAACGGCTGGACGCTCACCTACAACCTGCCCTCGGGGCAGCAGGTCACCAACGCCTGGAACGCCACCGTCAGCCAGAGCGGCTCGGCCGTGACGGCCCGCAACATCTCCTGGAACGGCAGCATCGCCCCGGGCGCCACCGCGTCCTTCGGCTACCAGGGCACGCTGTCGGGCAGCTACTCGTCGCCGACCGCGTTCTCCCTCAACGGGACGGCCTGCTCGCGCGGCTGA
- a CDS encoding fibronectin type III domain-containing protein — MSASRLRAVALPLVAALLLVLGPLTAPAAAQNPLIPLPAPDQPVVSELTPTSALLTWPRSGGPVFRYSMKRLVDGEWQGYASMPSTSYRVALTPGAEHTFAVYSVALPFSGYTTSPLSEPVTVVAPTQ, encoded by the coding sequence ATGTCCGCATCCCGACTGCGCGCCGTCGCGCTCCCGCTGGTCGCCGCCCTGCTGCTGGTGCTCGGCCCGCTCACCGCACCGGCCGCCGCCCAGAATCCGCTGATCCCGCTGCCGGCCCCCGACCAGCCGGTGGTCTCGGAGCTGACCCCCACCAGCGCCCTGCTGACCTGGCCCCGCTCCGGCGGCCCGGTCTTCCGGTACTCGATGAAGCGCCTGGTCGACGGCGAGTGGCAGGGGTACGCCTCAATGCCGTCCACCTCGTACCGGGTCGCCCTCACCCCCGGCGCCGAGCACACCTTCGCGGTGTACAGCGTGGCGCTGCCCTTCTCCGGCTACACCACCAGCCCGCTCTCCGAACCGGTCACCGTCGTCGCGCCGACGCAGTAA
- a CDS encoding sugar kinase, whose protein sequence is MLTVRSADECRYDLVSLGEIMLRLDPGEGRVRTARSFRAWEGGGEYNVARGLRRCFGLRTAVVTAFADNEVGRLLEDLILQGGVDTSLIRWLPYDGIGRGVRNGLNFTERGFGVRGAVGTSDRGHTAASQLRADDVDWDHVFGTLGARWLHTGGIYAALSETTPETIEAAMAAARRHGTLISYDLNYRPSLWKAVGGQARAQEVNRRLARYVDVMIGNEEDFTASLGFEVPDTDESLAELDVANFRRMIEAVTKEYANFQVVATTLRTVRSATVNDWGAVAWSAASGFVEATHRPGLEILDRVGGGDSFASGLIYGLLERGGDLAAAVEYGAAHGALAMTTPGDTSMANLREVEALVRGSGARVQR, encoded by the coding sequence ATGCTGACCGTCCGCAGCGCCGACGAGTGCCGCTACGACCTGGTCTCGCTCGGCGAGATCATGCTCCGCCTCGATCCGGGCGAGGGTCGGGTCCGCACCGCCCGGTCGTTCCGGGCCTGGGAGGGCGGCGGCGAGTACAACGTCGCCCGGGGCCTGCGCCGCTGCTTCGGGCTGCGGACCGCCGTGGTCACCGCGTTCGCCGACAACGAGGTCGGCCGGCTACTGGAGGACCTGATCCTGCAGGGCGGCGTGGACACCTCGCTGATCCGGTGGCTGCCGTACGACGGGATCGGGCGCGGCGTCCGCAACGGGCTCAACTTCACCGAGCGCGGGTTCGGCGTACGCGGAGCGGTCGGCACCTCGGACCGGGGACACACCGCCGCCAGCCAACTGCGCGCCGACGACGTCGACTGGGACCACGTCTTCGGCACCCTCGGTGCCCGCTGGCTGCACACCGGCGGGATCTACGCCGCGCTGTCGGAGACCACGCCGGAGACCATCGAGGCCGCGATGGCCGCCGCCCGCCGGCACGGCACCCTGATCTCGTACGACCTGAACTACCGGCCCAGCCTCTGGAAGGCGGTCGGTGGGCAGGCCCGGGCGCAGGAGGTGAACCGCCGGCTGGCCCGCTACGTCGACGTGATGATCGGCAACGAGGAGGACTTCACCGCCTCGCTCGGGTTCGAGGTGCCGGACACCGACGAGTCCCTCGCCGAGCTGGACGTCGCGAACTTCCGCCGGATGATCGAGGCGGTCACCAAGGAGTACGCCAACTTCCAGGTCGTGGCGACCACCCTGCGGACGGTCCGCAGCGCCACCGTCAACGACTGGGGCGCGGTGGCCTGGTCCGCGGCCAGCGGCTTCGTCGAGGCCACCCACCGGCCCGGCCTGGAGATCCTGGACCGGGTCGGCGGCGGCGACAGCTTCGCCTCCGGGCTGATCTACGGTCTGCTGGAACGCGGCGGCGACCTGGCCGCCGCCGTCGAGTACGGCGCCGCGCACGGGGCGCTGGCGATGACCACCCCGGGGGACACCTCGATGGCCAACCTCAGGGAGGTGGAGGCGCTGGTGCGCGGGTCCGGCGCCCGGGTCCAGCGCTGA
- a CDS encoding IclR family transcriptional regulator, whose amino-acid sequence MSTDEAAPPGLPDVRHPEPLPAAPQPLATVKSAGRTLDVLEVLADAPQRCSLVELARTLDIPKSSLHGILRTLIRRGWVEADATGTRFGLGIRALQVGAAYLESDDAAGLLAGVLDRLSAQFGETVHLGRLDGPHLVYLAKRESVHPLRLYSAIGRQLPAHATALGKVLLAERTDEAVDRLLTWPLPALTARTVTDPDHLHSELATIRQRGYAVDREENTEGIVCFAVAVPLQSPAADAISLSVPAARLGADSEERIVAALRSAVGQVRAARRLLSAT is encoded by the coding sequence ATGTCCACCGACGAGGCAGCGCCGCCCGGGCTGCCGGACGTCCGGCACCCGGAGCCGCTGCCGGCGGCCCCACAACCGCTGGCCACGGTGAAGTCGGCCGGTCGCACCCTGGACGTCCTGGAGGTGCTGGCCGACGCGCCGCAGCGCTGCTCACTTGTCGAGCTGGCCCGGACCCTGGACATTCCGAAGAGCAGCCTGCACGGCATTCTGCGTACCCTGATCCGGCGTGGCTGGGTGGAGGCCGACGCCACCGGCACCCGGTTCGGCCTGGGCATCCGGGCGCTGCAGGTCGGCGCCGCCTATCTGGAGTCCGACGACGCGGCCGGCCTGCTGGCCGGCGTCCTGGACCGCCTCTCCGCGCAGTTCGGCGAGACGGTGCACCTCGGTCGACTGGACGGTCCGCACCTGGTCTACCTGGCCAAGCGGGAGTCGGTGCACCCGTTGCGGCTCTACAGCGCGATCGGCCGGCAGTTGCCGGCGCACGCCACCGCGCTGGGCAAGGTGCTGCTCGCCGAGCGCACCGACGAGGCGGTCGACCGCCTGCTGACCTGGCCGTTGCCGGCCCTGACGGCCCGGACGGTCACCGACCCGGACCACCTGCACAGTGAGCTGGCCACGATCCGGCAGCGCGGCTACGCGGTGGACCGCGAGGAGAACACCGAGGGCATCGTCTGCTTCGCGGTGGCGGTGCCGCTGCAGTCGCCGGCCGCCGACGCCATCAGCCTCTCGGTGCCCGCCGCCCGGCTCGGCGCCGACAGCGAGGAGCGGATCGTCGCCGCGCTGCGCTCCGCCGTCGGCCAGGTCCGGGCCGCCCGGCGGCTGCTCTCGGCGACCTGA
- a CDS encoding TipAS antibiotic-recognition domain-containing protein: MAREAGVTSRTLRHYHAIGLLTPAWTAEGGRRYYEQEQLLRLQRILLLRELGLGLDAVAEVLSRQGHDSAVEVLQRHRDWLVRERDRLDRLVHTVDTTICNIQEGREMTPRKVFAGFETNPYEAEARQRWGDAAVDAADQRMQGWSDDDAEQARTGYVRVHEGLAPLKAAGVPVTDQRVQDLIQLHYEVTCLFWTPNREAYQGLAQMYVEDERFRANIGGGDDALVEYLRDAMLVYADQRLDG, encoded by the coding sequence GTGGCTCGGGAAGCCGGCGTGACGTCGCGAACCCTGCGGCACTACCACGCGATCGGGCTGCTCACCCCGGCCTGGACGGCCGAGGGCGGCCGCCGCTACTACGAGCAGGAGCAGCTGCTCCGGCTGCAGCGGATCCTGCTGCTGCGGGAGCTCGGGCTCGGACTCGACGCGGTCGCCGAGGTGCTGTCCCGGCAGGGCCACGACAGCGCCGTCGAGGTGCTGCAGCGGCACCGGGACTGGTTGGTCCGGGAACGGGACCGGCTGGACCGGCTGGTCCACACCGTCGACACCACGATCTGCAACATCCAGGAGGGAAGGGAGATGACTCCCCGGAAGGTGTTCGCGGGGTTCGAGACGAACCCCTACGAGGCGGAGGCCCGGCAGCGCTGGGGCGACGCCGCCGTCGACGCCGCCGACCAGCGCATGCAGGGCTGGTCCGACGACGACGCCGAGCAGGCCCGCACCGGCTATGTCCGGGTGCACGAGGGCCTGGCCCCGCTGAAGGCGGCCGGGGTGCCGGTCACCGACCAGCGGGTCCAGGACCTGATCCAGCTCCACTACGAGGTGACCTGCCTGTTCTGGACGCCCAACCGAGAGGCGTACCAGGGCCTGGCCCAGATGTACGTGGAGGACGAGCGGTTCCGCGCCAACATCGGCGGCGGTGACGACGCGCTCGTCGAGTACCTGCGTGACGCCATGCTGGTCTACGCCGACCAGCGGCTCGACGGCTAG